A section of the Leminorella richardii genome encodes:
- a CDS encoding fimbrial biogenesis chaperone gives MAGKQRLSPVYMEIKAVRWEQQNGESVYVKQSDIVISPPFALISPGKRQLIRLMKNQAVPQGQEHAYRIIIDEVPQAAGNAGEPTIGINFQMRYSVPLFVNGAGLTSRQDAVNKDTVLARPALSYRVTQGKNGSQLEVTNTGTVHARLSGLSSTAGSSVIEGLVGYVLPHATMSFPLPKGKNPGRGSLQAIVNSDREPTRLAQH, from the coding sequence GTGGCTGGAAAACAAAGACTCTCGCCCGTCTATATGGAAATCAAAGCGGTTCGCTGGGAACAGCAAAACGGCGAGAGCGTCTATGTTAAACAGAGTGATATCGTTATCAGCCCGCCTTTCGCCCTTATTTCCCCCGGCAAACGCCAGCTGATTAGGCTGATGAAAAATCAGGCTGTCCCGCAAGGGCAGGAGCACGCCTACCGCATTATTATTGATGAAGTCCCTCAGGCTGCGGGAAACGCCGGAGAACCGACCATCGGCATTAACTTTCAGATGCGCTATTCCGTTCCACTGTTTGTTAACGGAGCGGGTCTGACCTCGCGGCAGGATGCAGTAAATAAAGATACCGTCTTAGCACGCCCGGCGCTCAGCTATCGCGTCACACAGGGTAAAAACGGCTCGCAGCTTGAAGTGACAAACACCGGCACCGTTCACGCCCGGTTATCAGGGTTAAGCTCCACTGCGGGAAGCTCCGTGATTGAAGGATTAGTTGGCTACGTTCTACCTCACGCCACGATGTCCTTTCCTTTACCAAAAGGAAAAAATCCCGGCAGAGGTTCCCTACAGGCGATAGTAAATAGCGATCGGGAGCCGACGCGTTTAGCGCAGCACTAA
- a CDS encoding Csu type fimbrial protein has protein sequence MNLHLLHLRLRQSALLALLYSASVGLAHGDTLSQNIQVSATVTAGCLLGASGASLGVINFGSNITNLANPIDVSSTVNAGSISLKCTPSTLVKVDIDSGLYASGGISAGRAIKHSTLSNTLKYQLYQDSGHATIWGNGTNGGSSQNVTADGTQQTLTVYARLLAQSNLPAAGQYSDTVVVTFTY, from the coding sequence ATGAACCTCCATTTGCTCCATTTACGCCTTCGTCAATCCGCTCTACTGGCGCTGCTGTATAGCGCCTCAGTTGGACTTGCCCACGGTGACACACTCAGCCAGAACATTCAGGTTAGCGCGACGGTCACGGCGGGCTGCCTGCTCGGCGCCAGCGGTGCTTCACTCGGCGTCATTAACTTTGGCAGCAACATCACCAACCTCGCTAACCCTATCGACGTTTCTTCTACCGTCAACGCTGGATCAATTTCGCTGAAGTGCACCCCTAGCACTCTGGTAAAAGTGGATATCGACAGCGGGCTTTATGCCAGCGGCGGTATCAGCGCAGGCAGAGCAATAAAGCACTCAACCCTAAGCAATACCCTGAAATATCAACTCTATCAAGACAGCGGGCACGCCACTATTTGGGGTAACGGCACTAACGGTGGATCGTCACAGAACGTCACTGCCGATGGCACTCAGCAAACGCTAACGGTTTATGCCCGACTGCTGGCTCAGTCCAACCTTCCCGCGGCGGGCCAGTACAGCGATACCGTGGTCGTCACCTTTACCTACTAA
- a CDS encoding Csu type fimbrial protein, whose product MSTCGQRAGWIQHTCWLYLFCLPLSLLPFRGSAETQTASLGITAALLPTCQAGTNVGGVTTFGTLNFGSRTLTSQNTDTVGQANAGAISVQCSTGVVYRVVISGGNSGNVTQRRMQGRNIGQTLSYNLYSNASYTTLWDDVTGISQTASGQPELLPVYGRVPTQNTPAADVYQDTVRVTVSW is encoded by the coding sequence ATGAGCACGTGCGGCCAGCGAGCAGGTTGGATACAGCACACTTGTTGGCTTTATCTGTTTTGTCTGCCGCTTTCTCTTTTGCCTTTCAGGGGAAGCGCAGAAACACAGACAGCTTCTCTGGGTATTACCGCAGCACTGTTGCCTACCTGTCAGGCTGGCACGAACGTTGGAGGCGTAACAACCTTCGGTACGCTGAACTTCGGGAGCCGAACGCTGACGTCGCAAAACACTGACACAGTCGGTCAGGCAAACGCAGGCGCCATTTCGGTGCAGTGCTCTACCGGCGTTGTCTATCGCGTTGTTATCAGCGGCGGCAACAGCGGCAACGTAACGCAGCGGCGCATGCAGGGCAGAAATATCGGGCAGACGCTGTCCTACAACCTTTACAGTAACGCTTCCTATACCACTCTATGGGACGACGTTACCGGCATCAGTCAGACGGCATCGGGCCAGCCAGAGCTGCTTCCGGTCTATGGCCGTGTACCTACCCAAAACACGCCAGCGGCAGACGTCTATCAAGACACTGTTCGGGTCACAGTCAGCTGGTAG
- a CDS encoding Csu type fimbrial protein: protein MKIRSGLVLGLLSALSTLPSFADEVSGTLGVQMTITSGCAINGSGTSGASLGTLDFGTAATLSQAVISEASSSTSGTIHIQCTNQLPYRILVGAGLHDDGTQRRMSNGSEYILYNLYQNAGLSTAWENATEISRTADGTQESLAVYGRVPAQDTPSAAAYTDTVQVTVSW, encoded by the coding sequence ATGAAAATACGGTCAGGACTAGTATTAGGGCTATTGTCTGCACTGAGCACTCTTCCCTCTTTTGCCGATGAGGTCAGCGGTACCCTTGGTGTACAGATGACCATCACCAGCGGCTGCGCCATTAACGGCAGCGGCACGTCGGGCGCCAGTTTGGGAACGCTAGACTTTGGCACTGCGGCAACGCTCTCTCAGGCTGTCATATCGGAAGCCAGCAGCAGCACATCAGGCACGATTCACATCCAATGCACAAATCAGCTGCCGTATCGGATCTTAGTCGGTGCAGGGCTGCACGACGACGGCACCCAGCGACGCATGTCTAACGGCAGCGAGTATATCCTCTACAACCTATACCAAAATGCCGGGCTTAGCACTGCCTGGGAAAATGCCACTGAAATTTCGCGTACAGCAGACGGTACTCAGGAAAGTCTGGCTGTCTATGGCCGAGTTCCAGCTCAGGACACGCCGAGCGCTGCCGCCTATACCGACACGGTACAGGTTACGGTCAGCTGGTAG